Proteins encoded within one genomic window of Jiangella mangrovi:
- a CDS encoding DUF3027 domain-containing protein produces the protein MTAASPRARSVKADSVLVKAAEDARAAAVDIGSEDAVGAHLGHDAEGERVVTHYFACELAGYVGWRWAVTVTRASRSKAVTVSECVLLPGADAVLAPAWVPWDERVKPEDLGPGDLLPVSEDDYRVEPGYVTADDQDALEVVQELGLGREWVLSREGRDDAAVRWFEGDTGPHTDIAKAAPGRCGSCGFSVQLAGTIGHAFGVCTNERTPFDGKVVAHTHGCGGHTDVRLPAPSEDAPEPVVDTLSYELVPLELDAP, from the coding sequence GTGACCGCCGCATCGCCCCGAGCCCGCTCCGTCAAGGCCGACTCCGTCCTCGTCAAGGCAGCTGAGGACGCGCGGGCCGCCGCCGTCGACATCGGCAGCGAGGACGCCGTCGGCGCGCACCTCGGCCACGACGCCGAGGGCGAACGCGTCGTCACCCACTACTTCGCCTGCGAGCTGGCCGGCTACGTCGGCTGGCGGTGGGCCGTCACCGTCACGCGGGCGTCGCGGTCCAAGGCCGTCACCGTCAGCGAGTGCGTGCTGCTGCCGGGCGCCGACGCCGTCCTCGCCCCGGCCTGGGTGCCGTGGGACGAGCGGGTCAAGCCCGAGGACCTCGGCCCGGGCGACCTGCTGCCGGTCTCCGAGGACGACTACCGCGTCGAGCCCGGCTACGTCACGGCCGACGACCAGGACGCCCTCGAGGTGGTCCAGGAGCTCGGCCTCGGCCGCGAGTGGGTGCTGTCGCGCGAGGGCCGCGACGACGCCGCCGTCCGCTGGTTCGAGGGCGACACCGGCCCGCACACCGACATCGCCAAGGCCGCTCCTGGTCGCTGCGGGAGCTGCGGGTTCTCGGTGCAGCTGGCCGGCACCATCGGCCATGCGTTCGGGGTCTGCACCAACGAGCGCACCCCGTTCGACGGCAAGGTCGTCGCGCACACGCACGGCTGCGGCGGGCACACCGACGTCCGGCTGCCGGCGCCCTCCGAGGACGCCCCGGAGCCGGTGGTCGACACCCTCAGCTACGAGCTGGTGCCGCTGGAGCTCGACGCCCCGTAA
- a CDS encoding CHAT domain-containing protein gives MTSGSTSTPVEADQLPALAMSRPEEAHSWSESVLGRNSPAVDRTYALQALAIIQRERGEHARAIRTARRGIRLSREHGLAQRSSDLEASLGTILALTGRARDAAAAFDSALVSAGELDRARILVRRAAAAYVLRDLAQAKEDGRAAAESLSSLGDSGWEARARINLAAAQVGLGQFLEADVELARAQGLAEADGQHYLATIVLQDRGDCAHRMGDLPRALRLLYDARRRYEELGVVPPEVVRDLAVVQLAAGLTEDAATTADELVAVLDGARDSALRRSDGFIAAAIVHLAAGNADRAADLANRAARSSRRQGHDDAERHARVVLLRAQAAAGAVTKRHARAAAGLAAELTDRYASERLDALVLAGRLALATGLPELAEESLRTAATGRRGRGSALRRATGWYAQALLAEAAGDRRAMLRACGRGLDVLDTHALSLGATELRARATVHGSELAALATRRVAVDGSARELLRWTERWRGSLHSLPWPEARHDAELAAQLGRLRAVGSLIGSHADEAERRRLEERIRRHVHGRDAGGAGVVATHADPVANGSGSRRRLDVRELLDALGDRTLLSIVGLRGGRFHVVVAREGRLRHVVAGDSEAALNEVEYAKFALRGAAVAADAVAGVLLTAAEPGLARLQETMLGPAVRELGDGPVVLVPPSTMQAVPWGALPALRERDVTVAPSATAWLRARTATPPAERRVALIAGADLASSGAEVGVLAGVYPDAAVLTGDDATADAALAALDGSWLAHVGAHGRYRGDNPMFSSLELADGPLTVFDIERLQSPPYRLLLTACESGVGSPTGADELLGLTTSLSALGTAGLLATVVPVSDAASVDLSLTVHGRLREGDDLGAALLAARRSAGGARDRATAWSFLALGGA, from the coding sequence GTGACCTCGGGAAGCACGTCGACACCGGTAGAAGCGGATCAGTTGCCCGCGCTGGCCATGTCGCGCCCCGAGGAGGCGCACAGTTGGTCCGAGTCGGTGCTCGGCCGGAACTCGCCTGCCGTCGATCGCACGTATGCGCTGCAGGCCCTCGCCATCATCCAGCGCGAGCGTGGCGAGCATGCGCGGGCGATCCGGACCGCGCGGCGAGGCATCAGGCTCAGTCGTGAGCACGGCCTGGCTCAGCGGTCGTCCGACCTCGAGGCGAGCCTCGGCACGATTCTGGCCCTGACCGGTCGCGCTAGAGACGCTGCCGCAGCCTTCGACAGCGCGCTCGTGTCCGCGGGGGAACTGGACCGGGCTCGGATTCTGGTCCGCCGTGCAGCGGCGGCATACGTCCTCCGTGACCTCGCCCAAGCCAAGGAGGACGGCCGAGCGGCCGCCGAGAGTCTCAGCAGTCTGGGCGACTCGGGCTGGGAAGCCCGCGCACGGATCAACCTCGCCGCCGCGCAGGTCGGGCTCGGGCAGTTCCTCGAGGCCGATGTCGAGCTGGCTCGGGCGCAGGGCCTCGCCGAGGCCGACGGGCAGCACTATCTCGCCACCATCGTGCTCCAGGACCGCGGCGACTGCGCACACCGGATGGGCGACCTGCCGCGGGCGCTGCGCCTGCTGTATGACGCGCGCCGCCGGTACGAAGAGCTGGGCGTGGTGCCGCCCGAGGTGGTCCGCGACCTCGCCGTCGTCCAGTTGGCGGCCGGGCTCACCGAGGACGCCGCCACCACGGCCGACGAGCTGGTCGCGGTGCTCGACGGCGCGCGGGACAGTGCCCTGCGCCGCTCCGACGGGTTCATAGCGGCCGCCATCGTGCACCTGGCCGCCGGCAACGCCGACCGCGCCGCCGACCTCGCGAACCGCGCCGCCCGGTCCAGCCGCCGCCAGGGCCACGACGACGCCGAGCGGCATGCGCGCGTCGTGCTGCTCCGCGCCCAGGCCGCCGCGGGCGCCGTCACCAAGCGGCACGCGCGGGCGGCCGCGGGGCTGGCTGCGGAGCTGACCGACCGCTACGCCTCCGAGCGGCTCGACGCGCTGGTGCTGGCCGGCCGGCTGGCGCTGGCCACGGGGCTGCCGGAGCTGGCGGAGGAGTCGTTGCGCACCGCCGCCACCGGACGCCGCGGCCGCGGCTCGGCGCTGCGCCGGGCCACCGGCTGGTATGCCCAGGCGCTGCTGGCCGAGGCCGCCGGCGACCGCCGCGCCATGCTGCGGGCCTGCGGCCGCGGGCTGGACGTCCTCGACACCCACGCGCTCTCCCTGGGCGCCACGGAGCTGCGGGCCCGGGCGACGGTGCACGGCAGCGAGCTGGCCGCGCTGGCCACCCGCCGGGTCGCCGTCGACGGCTCCGCGCGCGAGCTGCTGCGCTGGACCGAGCGCTGGCGCGGCAGCCTGCACTCGCTGCCCTGGCCCGAGGCCCGCCACGACGCCGAGCTGGCCGCCCAGCTCGGCCGGCTGCGCGCCGTCGGCAGCCTCATCGGCAGCCACGCCGACGAGGCCGAGCGGCGGCGGCTCGAGGAGCGGATCCGCCGGCACGTCCACGGCCGCGACGCAGGCGGCGCCGGCGTCGTCGCGACGCACGCCGACCCCGTCGCCAACGGAAGCGGTAGCCGTCGCCGCCTGGACGTCCGGGAGCTGCTCGACGCCCTCGGTGACCGCACGCTGCTGAGCATCGTGGGTCTGCGCGGCGGCCGCTTCCACGTCGTCGTCGCGCGCGAGGGGCGGCTGCGGCACGTGGTCGCGGGCGACTCCGAGGCGGCGCTGAACGAGGTCGAGTACGCCAAGTTCGCGCTGCGCGGGGCGGCGGTGGCCGCCGACGCCGTCGCCGGGGTGCTGCTGACGGCCGCCGAACCGGGGCTGGCGCGGTTGCAGGAGACGATGCTCGGCCCGGCCGTCCGCGAACTGGGGGACGGGCCGGTGGTGCTGGTGCCGCCGTCGACCATGCAGGCCGTTCCCTGGGGTGCGCTGCCGGCCCTGCGTGAGCGCGACGTGACGGTGGCGCCGTCGGCCACCGCCTGGCTGCGTGCGCGCACCGCTACGCCGCCGGCCGAGCGCCGGGTCGCGCTGATCGCCGGCGCCGACCTCGCGTCGTCGGGCGCCGAGGTCGGCGTGCTGGCCGGCGTCTATCCCGACGCGGCGGTGCTGACCGGCGACGACGCCACCGCCGACGCCGCGCTGGCAGCCCTGGACGGGTCCTGGCTCGCGCACGTCGGCGCGCACGGGCGCTACCGCGGCGACAACCCGATGTTCTCCTCGCTCGAGCTGGCCGACGGGCCGCTGACGGTGTTCGACATCGAGCGGCTGCAGTCACCGCCGTACCGCCTGCTGCTGACGGCGTGCGAGTCCGGCGTCGGCTCGCCCACCGGCGCCGACGAGCTGCTCGGGCTGACCACGTCGCTGTCGGCGCTGGGCACCGCGGGGCTGCTGGCCACCGTCGTCCCCGTCAGTGACGCCGCCAGCGTCGACCTGAGCCTCACCGTGCACGGGCGGCTGCGCGAAGGCGACGACCTCGGCGCGGCGCTGCTGGCGGCCCGGCGGAGCGCCGGCGGGGCGCGCGACCGGGCGACGGCGTGGTCGTTCCTGGCCCTCGGCGGCGCGTGA
- a CDS encoding HipA family kinase: MVELAAVPVQSGLPVVRAVRYVEPLREGGSLPGLVEGDDLGTYVVKFRGAGQGPKTLVAEIVVGELARRLGIRVPDLVLADLDEAIARREPDPEIQALLLASVGLNLGMDFLPRSLGYDGHGRRADAVDAARVLWLDALTVNVDRSWRNPNLLTWHGNLWAIDHGAALLFQHTWPGVDAFAVRPYAIDDHVLAFAADRLAAVDAELAPQVTPSVLAQILALVPDDWLPEVPALPGAGPDTVRQHYVDHLAARAAASASWLPRAAA, from the coding sequence ATGGTCGAGCTTGCTGCGGTGCCGGTGCAGTCGGGGCTGCCGGTCGTGCGCGCGGTCCGTTACGTGGAGCCGCTGCGCGAGGGCGGGTCGCTGCCCGGCCTGGTCGAGGGCGACGACCTCGGCACGTACGTCGTGAAGTTCCGCGGCGCAGGCCAGGGCCCGAAGACGCTGGTCGCCGAGATCGTGGTCGGCGAGCTGGCCCGGCGGCTGGGCATCCGGGTTCCCGACCTCGTGCTGGCCGACCTCGACGAGGCGATCGCGCGGCGAGAGCCGGACCCGGAGATCCAGGCGCTGCTGCTGGCCAGCGTGGGGCTCAACCTCGGCATGGACTTCCTGCCGCGCTCGCTCGGCTACGACGGGCACGGGCGGCGGGCCGACGCCGTCGACGCCGCCCGGGTGCTCTGGCTCGACGCGCTCACCGTCAACGTCGACCGCAGCTGGCGCAACCCGAACCTGCTGACCTGGCACGGGAACCTGTGGGCCATCGACCACGGCGCGGCGCTGCTGTTCCAGCACACCTGGCCGGGGGTCGACGCGTTCGCGGTGCGGCCGTACGCGATCGACGACCACGTGCTGGCGTTCGCGGCGGACCGGCTGGCGGCGGTCGACGCCGAGCTCGCGCCGCAGGTGACGCCGTCGGTGCTGGCCCAGATCCTGGCGCTGGTGCCGGACGACTGGCTGCCCGAGGTCCCGGCCCTCCCCGGAGCCGGGCCGGACACCGTCCGCCAGCACTACGTGGACCACCTCGCCGCGCGCGCCGCGGCATCGGCCTCCTGGCTGCCGAGGGCGGCCGCATGA
- a CDS encoding HAD family hydrolase, which yields MPLTVGFDLDLTLVDSADGIMVSMTEAFRQVGVTIEPEQLLPMIGLPLDVTIRTFVPEADVHEARRIYRDLYLTMGIPGTKPLPGAVEAIDAIHAHHGTVLVVSAKIESAVRAVLTHVGLPVDDVVGERYAETKGAALRERGADVYVGDHPGDMIGARSAGVYAIGVTTGTHDAVALREAGADAVFADLLDFPYWLDDFVGNPT from the coding sequence ATGCCCCTCACCGTCGGATTCGATCTGGACCTCACCCTCGTCGACTCCGCGGACGGCATCATGGTCTCGATGACCGAGGCCTTCCGTCAGGTGGGCGTCACCATCGAGCCCGAGCAGCTGCTGCCGATGATCGGCCTGCCGCTCGACGTCACCATCCGCACCTTCGTCCCCGAGGCCGACGTCCACGAGGCCCGGCGCATCTACCGCGACCTCTACCTCACCATGGGCATCCCGGGCACGAAACCGCTGCCCGGCGCCGTCGAGGCCATCGACGCCATCCACGCGCACCACGGCACCGTGCTGGTGGTCAGCGCCAAGATCGAGTCGGCGGTCCGGGCGGTGCTCACACATGTGGGCCTGCCGGTCGACGACGTCGTCGGCGAGCGGTACGCCGAGACCAAGGGCGCGGCCCTGCGCGAGCGCGGCGCCGACGTCTACGTCGGCGACCACCCCGGCGACATGATCGGCGCGCGGTCGGCCGGCGTCTACGCCATCGGCGTCACCACGGGCACGCACGACGCCGTCGCGCTGCGCGAGGCCGGCGCCGACGCCGTCTTCGCCGACCTGCTCGACTTCCCGTACTGGCTCGACGACTTCGTCGGCAACCCGACCTGA
- a CDS encoding S8 family peptidase, translating to MQQDRERLHQEFERLRENSARRTKDRGFELAARWNRDETAIEYLYRQGQLICDERDLDTVLEAFEQLRLDRPEVTEGPVGLAVLHVPDADADEIAAKLADHLGDERIVAPNHVLDAQVHVAMCPATEPVPSYAPIPVLGEPVGAGRPKIAVVDTGYFADAAEDSGFGRFSAVTKFEPDDDVYVQGTDEIRPYGGHGTAATARLLAVSGAESVKVEVRDCLLGGAVDELAIVEDLEKVVRGGADVVSVQAGLYARPGNTPKSFDMLYRRVVSKHPNTVIVAAAGNHGTDVPFWPAAYSWVTAVGALTRGGDYRAPWSNFGYWVDAYTPGENTVIPYPNGRYGYIDETSARFTNGHALWSGTSFAAPVVAGLIARRMIEREVSAPVARYIVLQEAAIGALPHTGPRLIV from the coding sequence ATGCAACAAGATCGCGAACGGCTACACCAGGAGTTCGAGAGACTCCGTGAGAACAGCGCGCGCCGCACGAAGGACCGGGGCTTCGAACTGGCCGCACGCTGGAACCGGGATGAGACGGCCATCGAGTACCTGTACCGCCAGGGCCAGCTCATCTGCGACGAGCGCGACCTCGACACCGTCCTCGAGGCGTTCGAGCAGCTGCGGCTGGACCGGCCGGAGGTGACGGAGGGCCCGGTCGGCCTCGCCGTCCTTCACGTGCCCGACGCCGACGCCGACGAGATCGCCGCCAAGCTGGCGGACCACCTCGGCGACGAGCGCATCGTCGCACCGAACCATGTCCTGGACGCCCAGGTCCATGTGGCGATGTGTCCGGCGACCGAGCCGGTGCCGTCGTACGCGCCGATCCCGGTGCTGGGTGAGCCGGTCGGCGCGGGCAGGCCCAAGATCGCCGTGGTCGATACCGGCTACTTCGCCGACGCCGCCGAGGACTCCGGCTTCGGCCGCTTCTCGGCGGTGACGAAGTTCGAGCCCGACGACGACGTCTACGTGCAGGGCACCGACGAGATCCGTCCGTACGGGGGGCACGGCACGGCGGCGACGGCTCGGCTGCTGGCGGTCTCGGGGGCCGAATCGGTCAAGGTCGAGGTGCGCGACTGCCTGCTCGGCGGCGCGGTCGACGAGCTCGCCATCGTCGAGGACCTCGAGAAGGTGGTGCGCGGGGGCGCCGACGTCGTGAGCGTGCAGGCGGGGCTCTACGCACGACCCGGCAACACGCCCAAGTCGTTCGACATGCTGTATCGCCGTGTCGTGAGCAAGCACCCGAACACCGTCATCGTCGCTGCGGCCGGCAACCACGGCACCGACGTCCCGTTCTGGCCCGCGGCCTACAGCTGGGTGACAGCGGTCGGCGCCCTCACTCGGGGTGGCGACTACCGAGCGCCGTGGAGCAACTTCGGCTACTGGGTCGACGCGTACACGCCGGGCGAGAACACCGTCATCCCTTATCCGAACGGCCGCTACGGTTACATCGACGAGACCTCGGCGCGATTCACCAACGGGCACGCGCTGTGGTCGGGCACGTCGTTCGCCGCCCCCGTCGTCGCCGGGCTGATCGCCCGGCGCATGATCGAGCGCGAGGTCTCCGCGCCGGTCGCGCGGTACATCGTGCTGCAGGAGGCCGCCATCGGCGCGCTGCCGCACACCGGCCCTCGCCTCATCGTCTGA
- a CDS encoding MFS transporter — MAETDPLGGPPDEGGRRGARDDGGRYESPFADRAASGGADDYTGGARPQDPPHEPPHDSTRTMPPPPSAGQRVRRAAGATGRAARTAAAGTSRAARGGATRLHRAAEAKGAGQTGLSRLIELNAASAFADALVTVALAGTLFFSASTSEARGNVALYLLLTMAPFAVVAPVLGPFLDRFSHGRRWAIGFTAATRGFLAWVAADAVIDGGVWLYPAALGVLVGQKAYAVTRAAAVPRLLPEGWTLVAANSRLQLAATLGTAAGAPIGLALAQIGDDWPLRAAFFAYMGTTILAILLPKRVDLSEGEEGASLTEGDDDEQHRMSRSGKRKFRVGPAVVRALRANTALRWLSGFMTMFMAFVLREEPVAGLDDLVLLGIVAAGAWLGSTIGSSVGALVQARSPDRTIIVLVGFGAASTLVTALFWNLLTVILIGLAAGFAQQLGRLSLDAIVQRDVPEKNRSNAFARSETLLQLGWVAGGAVGIVLPLIPWVGMGVATLVMVGGLVFALRVRPQRRRPDRHPADRTPPPSAPAPPPARLPDD; from the coding sequence GTGGCAGAGACGGATCCGCTCGGTGGTCCGCCCGACGAGGGCGGGCGGCGTGGCGCGCGCGACGACGGCGGACGGTACGAGTCCCCGTTCGCCGACCGCGCAGCGTCCGGCGGGGCCGACGACTACACGGGCGGCGCCCGGCCACAGGACCCGCCGCATGAGCCGCCGCACGACTCCACCCGCACCATGCCGCCCCCGCCCAGCGCCGGCCAGCGGGTGCGCCGCGCCGCCGGGGCCACCGGCCGGGCCGCCCGCACCGCGGCCGCCGGCACCTCGCGCGCCGCCCGCGGCGGCGCCACCCGGCTGCACCGCGCGGCCGAGGCCAAGGGAGCCGGCCAGACCGGCCTGTCGCGGCTCATCGAGCTCAACGCCGCCAGCGCGTTCGCCGACGCCCTGGTGACGGTGGCGCTGGCAGGCACGCTGTTCTTCTCGGCGTCGACGTCCGAGGCGCGCGGCAACGTCGCGCTCTACCTGCTGCTGACCATGGCCCCGTTCGCGGTGGTCGCGCCGGTCCTCGGGCCGTTCCTCGACCGGTTCAGCCACGGCCGGCGCTGGGCCATAGGGTTCACGGCGGCGACGCGCGGCTTCCTCGCCTGGGTGGCCGCCGACGCCGTCATCGACGGTGGCGTGTGGCTGTACCCCGCGGCGCTGGGCGTGCTGGTCGGGCAGAAGGCGTACGCCGTCACCCGGGCCGCCGCCGTGCCCCGGCTGCTGCCCGAGGGCTGGACGCTGGTGGCGGCCAACTCGCGGCTGCAGCTCGCCGCGACGCTCGGCACGGCGGCCGGTGCGCCCATCGGGCTGGCGCTCGCGCAGATCGGCGACGACTGGCCGTTGCGGGCGGCGTTCTTCGCCTACATGGGCACGACGATCCTGGCCATCCTGCTGCCCAAGCGGGTCGACCTCTCCGAGGGCGAGGAAGGCGCGTCGCTCACCGAGGGCGACGACGACGAGCAGCACCGCATGTCGCGCAGCGGGAAGCGCAAGTTCCGGGTCGGCCCGGCGGTCGTCCGCGCGCTGCGGGCCAACACCGCGCTGCGCTGGCTGTCCGGCTTCATGACCATGTTCATGGCGTTCGTCCTGCGCGAGGAACCGGTCGCCGGGCTGGACGACCTCGTCCTGCTCGGCATCGTCGCGGCCGGCGCCTGGCTGGGCAGCACCATCGGGTCCTCGGTGGGCGCGCTGGTGCAGGCCCGCAGTCCCGACCGCACCATCATCGTGCTCGTCGGGTTCGGCGCGGCCAGCACGCTGGTCACGGCCCTGTTCTGGAACCTGCTGACGGTCATCCTGATCGGCCTGGCGGCCGGGTTCGCCCAGCAGCTGGGCCGGCTGTCACTCGACGCGATCGTGCAGCGCGACGTGCCGGAGAAGAACCGCTCCAACGCGTTCGCGCGCTCCGAGACCCTGCTGCAGCTGGGCTGGGTGGCCGGCGGCGCCGTGGGCATCGTGCTGCCGCTGATCCCCTGGGTGGGCATGGGCGTGGCGACACTGGTCATGGTCGGCGGGCTGGTCTTCGCGCTGCGGGTGCGCCCGCAGCGGCGCCGTCCCGACCGCCACCCCGCCGACCGCACGCCGCCGCCGTCGGCCCCCGCTCCGCCGCCCGCCCGTCTGCCGGACGACTGA
- a CDS encoding cold shock domain-containing protein — translation MPTGKVKFFDTEKGFGFLSKDDGGDVFVHSSALPAGVTALKPGQRVEFGVAEGRRGEQALSVRVLDPLPSVSAATRKKPDDFVTIVEDLIKLLDGLSNTYRRGRHPDPKTARKVATVLRGVADDLEL, via the coding sequence GTGCCTACCGGCAAGGTCAAGTTTTTCGACACCGAGAAGGGCTTCGGCTTCCTCTCGAAGGACGACGGCGGCGACGTGTTCGTCCACTCGTCCGCGCTGCCCGCGGGTGTCACGGCGCTGAAGCCGGGCCAGCGGGTCGAGTTCGGGGTGGCCGAGGGCCGCCGGGGTGAGCAGGCGCTCTCGGTGCGCGTGCTCGACCCCCTCCCGTCGGTGTCCGCGGCCACCCGGAAGAAGCCCGACGACTTCGTGACCATCGTCGAAGACCTCATCAAGCTGCTCGACGGCCTGTCGAACACCTACCGGCGCGGCCGGCACCCCGACCCGAAGACGGCGCGCAAGGTCGCGACGGTCCTGCGCGGCGTCGCCGACGACCTCGAGCTCTGA
- a CDS encoding DUF3037 domain-containing protein has product MIAFEYAVLRVVPRVERAEFVNAGVIVYSQKAGYLDAATHVDADRLRALDSEADVDAIAAAVEAYAHATDPEAAGPVGATAIGERFRWLTAPRSTVVQTGPVHAGLTDDPAAELDRLLRRLVL; this is encoded by the coding sequence ATGATCGCGTTCGAGTACGCCGTCCTCCGGGTGGTCCCGCGCGTCGAGCGGGCCGAGTTCGTCAACGCCGGCGTCATCGTCTACAGCCAGAAGGCCGGCTACCTCGACGCGGCGACGCACGTCGACGCCGACCGGCTGCGAGCCCTCGACTCCGAGGCCGACGTCGACGCCATCGCGGCCGCCGTCGAGGCCTACGCGCACGCCACCGACCCCGAGGCGGCCGGTCCCGTGGGCGCGACGGCGATCGGCGAGCGGTTCCGCTGGCTGACGGCGCCGCGCAGCACCGTCGTGCAGACCGGGCCGGTGCACGCCGGGCTCACCGACGACCCGGCGGCCGAGCTGGATCGGCTGCTGCGGCGGCTGGTGCTCTAG